ttggccactaactgaaaggtcagtggttcaaacctaccagctgctccatgggaaaaagatgtggcagtctgcttctgtaaagactacagccttggaaaccctatgaggcagttctattctgtattgtagggtcaccatgagtcagaatggacgtggcggcaacaggttttttggttttatcatgatTAAAGAATTGTGTAGCTCTACCCACGGGCTCCAGAAGGAAGCCCAAAAGTGAGAAGCATAAGCTGGAAGGCAGGGTGATGATCATTATTGTTTGTGAGCCAGGGGTACTCTAGACCAATAAGATGATATCTTCTATTCAGGTAGGGACTAAGCCCTAAACTCTTCTCTGTAGTTCCAGATGCTTCAGCACAGTGTTGAGCACAATGAACTCAACAGAAACATGACTTTAGGAGGGTGGGTACTCCCTTTCAAAAGGTCCTTGGAGATGATACAGGGCGAGGTTGATTCTGGGGAATGGGGTCTTATCAGAACCTGGGTGACATGAGGGTTCCCCTCTGAGGAAGGCATCTCCCAGTCCCTGGCAAGACAGCTAACATTTCCCAAGCCCCTGCTTCCCTCCTCTGCAGCTCTTTTGGGACACTGGACAAGCATCCTACCATGCTTGAGACTGGATGGGGAAGGGTCCTCTGGCTTGAAGGTCACACTGTTCAGAAGTGGTACCTTTCTCTTCCTCCTGCGACCCTACCCCCAGTTTTGCCCTCGAGGCTCACGTAAGTTATTTCCTCTATTGACActcctgccctcctcccccaAGGCACTTCTGTTTTGCTGGCTAATTCCCTTTGGTAATTGGTTTTGCAGCTCTGTTAGGAGTTGTTTCCTGTGTTTATTTCATTATACAGGAAAGAGCGAGGAAGGAGAAATTTGAGTGGGCCAAAGGGATTAGGAAAATGATCCCCATCTCCCTGATGCCCAGATGCAGCAAGACCCTTAATCTTTGCCCCCATTTCCCTGCTTCCGTCCAGGCTGAGACCCTAGGTAGAGGAGCACTGCCTGCAGCTAAAATAACTAAGAAGGCAGAGGATGACTGCCAGGGCCCCGGGGAGGCACCAGGTCTGCCAACACCAACTATTGGGGAGAGGGCTGTCATCCCTGTGGAGAAGTtggaggggaggctgggggaaAGGCGGCAGATATGAGCTCAAGGCCCCCAGAGAATGGAGCCTTTGTGTGGGTACAGATGAGGGACAACGGGGTGATTGTACGGGAGGGCCGGAAGTGCCACACAGACTGGCACCACCATAGCCAGTGCTGGATTCACCCCTCTCCTGCTCTGAGAACTCCCTGTGCCCCAAGGGGCCAGTCCCAGAGCTGGTCAGGGAAAGCAGGGTATTCCTGAAGGCTGCAAGGAATGGAAGGTGGGAAAGAGGATGTGCATCCAGGGGAAGAAGAGAAGTGTCCCCACCATTATCCCAGTCCCACAGAATAGGAGGCAACAGGAAAAAAACAGAAGCAGCTTTTACTATATTTACATCTGACAAAACTTCGCAAAGAACAATCCTTATTGCACAGGTCAGGGTCCTGGGTGGGTGAGGCATCCCTCAAGGAGGAGTGGACAAGGATTAGGACTGGAGGGGGCACCAATTCTTCCTAAGGGGAGTTCCCACCACCTGACTTTCAAGGAGCTACAGACCACCAGAGCGTGGTGCCCCACTTCCCTTCCCTTGCTCCCCCTCCATGAGAACCTCATAAGCAAGGAGGCTGTGGCTCCAGAATAAATAACTTAAAATACAAACACTAAGGTAGGAAGGCATGGGGAGCCTGGGGCTCCTTCAGCAATGCCAGGGAAGAAGGGCCGGTATTGGTGAGGAATCCCTCCCTCCCGTTCAGGGCAAAGGCTCAGTAGCTCTGTATCGTTCcggttgtttttttaaaacaaaaacttctaAAATGACCAGGGCAGCGCAGATCTGTAGGTACCCTGGTAGCAGGGTGGGGTCCTGGTATAGGACGGGAGAAACAGCGCTGCGCCAACCTCCTCCCAAGAGGCCTCTCCCAAGATCAGCACGAGCACACTGGGCAGGTTGGAGACAAGGAACTGTAACTTTTGGTAACAGTGGGTCCCTCTTCCTGCTACCCCCACTCGGAGCCTATGGCTGGGCATGCTTGCCAGCCTGTCCCCAGCTCCTCTATGAGGGGAACAGGAAAGCAGGTTATCCtttcttccccaccccaccccaaggcTAGAGCGGGAAGCTAAGGATCCCTAGCATTCCAGAGGTCCTCCAAAACATCTGCGGCAGTCAATGGCCTTGGGGGTGGGCATCTGTGCCCGCCGGTGCCTCAGCTCCTCCTTGCCCATGCTGTTGGCCAGCTTGTTAAAGGCAGACTTGTACTTCTTGTCGAAGGCCACTAGGGAAGAGAGTGGAGGCCAGTGCATTAGGATTCCAGTCTCCCATCCTGGGCCCAAGTCCCTGGAGTCCTCAATCCCGGCCTGCTCCCTCACCTATGTCCACGTGGTCCTTGCCCAGAGCAGCCATTGTCAGGAATAAGATCTCTCGGTAGATGCCCCTGGAGTGGAAACAGAAGGGTTGGAGTGAGAAAAAGGGGGTGTGGAGCCTGGGATAGGCCAGGGATCTCCCAGATGACAGCAGCATACCTCTGCAGGTGCAGGCCAGTGGGCGGGGGCCCTAACGTGTCCAGCAGGAGCCCCACGGCTTTGTGTACCTCATTGAGTCCAACATGGCACAGCACCGACTCCAGCAATGCCATGCTAAGGGATGCAGGTACTGGGCCTGGCCATACCACCCGCTGGGGGATCTGCCCTgagtgaaaggaaggaagggggtcAGGATCATCGAGCCCTCTGAGCATGGGACCTACCCCTCTTACCCTAGGCCAAATCCCAGACTCACTGTGGACCCTCCAGAGCACATAGAGAGGTGGGCAGCTGCTGGGGTCAGGGGTCAGGACATCCCACAGCAGCCGCACCTGCACAGAGGCTGGATCAGGGTTTAGCCAAGGAGGTGGGGCCTGGGGGGAACCAAGTGAGAGAAGACAGTTAGACTCATAGAATGGGAGGTAGAGGACAGGAGATGCACAGGTGATATTCAGAGACAGATGAATATTACAGGACACAAAGAAGGGACTGTCATCCCCCCATAGAACGTAAGCTCTTTGAGAGCAAGGACTTTGTTTTATAATCTGCTACATTGCTAGTGTCTAAAAACTGTACCTGGAACCTaaaaggtgctcagtaaatattgatGGGgtgaataaataagcaaacatTAATCATTTTCTAGGTACCGCCACTACACAAGGTGTCTACCCAACAGTCCTGTGAGGTGGGCActtatgtccattttacagatgagaaagctgagaagCAGCATGAAACTGAGGGGAAGTGAAAGGGCCAGGAGTCAAACTGCAAcagactccaaagcctgtgctctttctGTGCTCTGTGCGGAGGACACGGAGCACTATGAGGACCAAGTGCTGGGGGATGAGGAGAGGGGCACAGGAAGCAAGGACCCCATGAGGGCACAGACCTGGGGAGGTGGGGGCCCATCACAGGAGGCCAACACCAGGCCTGGCAGAATACTGGGCAGGCGCAGCCGCTGGAAATACCACAGAAGGTTCCAGAAGATGATGGGGTGGGTAGTGGGCAGCTCAGGTAATGCCAGCACCTCACTGCCCTCGTTCTCTACCAGCGACTCCAGCTCCTTACGCAGCACCAGGGGGCTCAAGTATGCCCATGCCCCACCCTCGACCCGCCGGGAGGCACCCTATCAGGCACAAGAGGGAGATGACAGTGGGAGGCAATACCATGGCCCTGTCCCCAGAGCCTTGCCTCCCAATGAGCCGTTATGTCTGACAGCTTCTGGGGCGCCCCTTGCCCTCAATGCCCATCTCTCCCCAATGGACCTGGGTCTCACCCACAGGGTGCTGCACCCACATTCCTCATGGCCCTTTGACCCAGCCCTTACCCCCACGTGCCCATTGCAGAGCTGGGGCTCATCCAGGGCAAGGCAGAGCCTACGGTCACTGAGCACAGGGCCAGGGCCCCCAGGAACAGGAGCATCTTTGTTGCCACTGGCACCAGCAGGGGCAGTCTTGGTGCTGGGGGCACTGCAGGGGTGGGATAGGAGGAGGGATCAGCTCTTGGACCTCCATCTCCCTGTCCCACCCAAAGCACTTGCCCTGCCTTGGGCACCTGGGTCGGGAATCAAGGGTCTGGACACTGAGCAGGGGCACAAAGGAGCAGGCGCAGAAAGGGCAGGTTGTGTTAAGATTGGAGTCATCAGGTGCCCAGCCAGCCATGATCTCCTCATCATACACCAGCGAATCACAGGCCCGGCACAGGGAGCAGCTAGACAGCAAAATCTGTAGGCAAGAAGACCCCAAGCAGTAGGCTCTGCTTGACCCCCAGTACCCTGGAGCCCATGCTTCTTCCCTAGCCTCTCCCACTTCCAAATCCCAAGCCAGCCTCCTTCACCTCCTCCCTACCCTCTGCctttgatggggtgaatgtgtgtatgcgtgtatatATAGGTGGTGTATGCGTGTTTGTGCGTATCTGTCGGGGGGCGGGTAATCCTCACTTCCAGGGAAGGTGGCTGCAAGGATCCAGCAGTGTCACTGAGGCGCTCCGAGGAATGGCGAAGGCTCAGGCTGCTGAGAGAAGATTCTGAAAGGTCCCACTCACTGCCCAGAGAGGCTGAGCTCTGCCATTACATGAGAAAGCACGGTCAGCCAGCCCCTCAGGATGCTTGCCCACCCATCCCTCAGAGTCCCCGCCCCGGTGCTAAGATGTCCAGGCCCTCCCCTCGCTGACTACCTCAGAGGCAGTAGATCCAGGGCGTTCCCGGGGGCGCAGAAGGCTGTCCATAGGGCTGCGGCGGGCTGGGGGAGGCAGGTCAGGGGGCAGCTCAGGTGGGGGAGCACGGGAGGCTGGGGAGCGGCGGGAAGGTGTGAGCAGCTGTTGGAGGCGGGCACCCAGCCCTCGTCGGGGGGTGTCTGCTTCATCCTGACGCCCACCAGCCTTGGACACCCGCCCACTTAGCCCTTCCAGGGCCTCAGTGGATTGGGTATTCAGAGCCGAGCCCAGGGCCCCTGGGCTGCCTCCAGGTGCCGGCTCCTCCCCTGTCAGGCTCAGATCTGAGAGGCTTCCATCATGCCAGGGCACAGGTGATTCCCGAGGTTCCAGGATACCCAAGGCCTCGATCACTGCAGGGCAGAAAAGAATCAGGGACAAGAAAGCTGAGCCCTGCCCCTGGCTGCCGCTTTCCTGAGTAAACACAATTCCTGGCTACACAAACTCTAGCACCACAACCCCCCCGTGACAACATTCTGGGCAAGATTCCGAATCTACAGTGCCCACCAAAGAGGGCCACCCTCCACCCTAGCTCTGGTCTTCCCTCTCACGAGCAAGCGGTTAGGAAAGCTGACTAGCGGGGGTCAGACAAGGGCACTCACTATGGGCCACGCCAGCCTCCACAGTGGGCTGTGCCCCTTGGGCACTGCCCAGGCTGCTGCTCTTCACCAGGCGCCCCATGAGGGAGGCTGGGTCCCGCAGGCTGCGCCCAGCCCAGGTAGTCTGGCGCTGAAGGGgacgggtgggggaggggtgctcCAGATGGGGATCTGTGAAAGCCAGGGAGGGGTTTAGAGACAGTCAGCCGGGGACCCAGCCCCCTATTCCAGAAGAGAGCTCCTTGGTTGGACCTGGGTTTGTGGGGGCCCTCTCAGGCAGAACTCCATCCCTTTTGTTACTAACCAAGTGTAGTTTATCCATCCCAGAACACCCAGTGCCAACCCCTAGGCGAGCCCCAGCTCCTCATGCCGTGCCCCACCTGAGCCAGGCTACTGTATCCTCAAGCCTGTCTGACCAGTCCCTACCCACCTGTCTGGGAGCTGCCTGCCTCTTGATGTCCTGccgcctgctgctgctgctgctgctgatgctgctgctgctgccgctgctgctgccgccgccttTCTCTCAAGGGCTGGCGAAACTGAGCAGCTCCCAGGACGACATTCCGGAGCTTGGCCCAACGCAGGCGCCCACCCGGTGTGccagatggccacttgctttcCAACACAGCCTGCCAAGGAGAGTGCCCATCGGTATGACCTACTTCCACACCTTGACCCCAGCATGATGCCCAGTCTGTCCAGGGCCCCAGGGACCACCTTCCCCTCCAGACAGCCTGCCTTGGACTGTCTTGCCAGTGGCTCAGCCAGGAACAAGGGTGGGTGGCAGCAGATGCCTCCAGAAGGGCCCAGAGGAAGCCGGAAGCAGTGAAGAAAGTTTGTATCCAGTCTCTGCTACTTATAAACTATATGGCTTAAAGAAATTTCACTTTTTGCTcattagttttctcatctaaaaaatgGAAGCCAAAAAATGTGAGGCAGTTTAGTATCACAGTTAAGAGCCCAAATTCAAGAGACATGATCCTGGAAACAGGCTGCCATCCCactccctgaccctaaactcatATTCTGTCTCCCTTACTTACTCAGTGTggggccttggacaagttactaacCTCTCTGCAACTTCATCTCCTCATCTCTAAGATGGGGGTAATAGTCATCACCCCTCATGGGCTTGTTGtcagaataaaataatttttaaaaatgtaatgtatttagaaggagccctaatggcacagtggttaagagcttcagctgctaaccaaaaggtcggcagtttgaacccaccagcagctccttggaaaccccatggggcaattctgctctgtcctgtacggttattatgagtcggacttgactcgaaggcagtgggtttggtttctgaatgtatttagcacagtgcctgagcaCAATGATGACAGTGGTTACAGCACCTGTTTGAACTGCACACACAGCCAGGAGAGCCACAGGTGTCAAGGAGCAGTGTCCTCCCCATACATACACCTGGCACCAGCCGCCATCCCACCCCCGACCCTAAATCCAGTACCTTGTTGTAGTAGCCGTAGGTGATGGTGTTGGGCACGATGCCTGCCCGCTGCATCTCCAGCATGACCCGCACAGACAGCACGGGCTGCCCATAGTGGGAGCAGAGCTGCATCAACACCCGGTAACACACCTGGGCCAGCAGAGGCACAGGATGAGAGGGGACTCACCCCCAACCTAAACCTCAAGCTCAGCAAACACCCTCTTCCAGCCTCCCTTCAGACTTGACAGGCCCCTGGCAGCTCTGGAGGCTCGCTCAGAACCACCCATTCTTCCTGCTGACCCCACCACCCTGCGGGCTCTACTCTGATCCCATGCTCGTTCTCTGAGTGAACGTTCATGGAGCACCTGCCCAGTACTGCTCCCCACCTGCCTTGACCCCACAGCTTTCCCTGGTCTCCCCCAAGCTTCCCTATCACACCCCCACCCCCGGACTGCACAAGCCTCACTGGGATATGGAGTGGGCATGGCCAGCAGGCACCTGGCTGCCTACCTCGTCAGGGAGCACCACCTTACGGCTCTCCATCTGGCGCAGCACGTGGCAGGCCGTGTGCAGTGCCCGCACCCGGGAGGGTGCCGCCCGCACATAGGCAGGCAgacacaggaaccacagcccaTAGCAGTGCCCCAGCAGGCACCGGGCCCACAGCTCAGGCACACTTGCCGACTTCTGCGCCACCCGCTGTGCAACCTTCATCTCCTGGTGGGGCAGGGGACACACCAGGTGAGTGCAGTGCCAGGACTCAGGTCTTAAAACGGTGTGGGGAGAAGTCTACACCCAGTGGAGGGCCCAGAGGAAGCAGGAGGGATGTGGTATCACACAGGTGTCACCCCTAGAGCCCAGGTGGAGGTGTCTAGCCCCTGAGCATGGGCAGTTGCCCTGAAGGAAGAAGCCAGCCCCTGGACCCCAGAGTGCTCGCAGGAGGAGGACAAGGATGACAACAACCGTATGTTTACATAAtgttttttatgtgccaggcgaCCTATGGACTGTGGgtaatacaaatggttaatgctaaccaagaggttgggggttcgagcccacccagaggtacctcagaagaaaggcctggcgatctacttatcaaaaaaaaatcagcctttgaaaaccctatgaagcacaattcaactctgacacacacggggttgccctaagtcagaatcaatttgacagcaacaggtggcTTAGCAACCTTGTGGGGTAGGTACTactattaccccattttacagacaaggaaactgaagtaGCAGCCCTCAACCTGAGCCAGGTCCCTCTGTGGTGCCCACCTGCTGGTTACCTGTTTGGTGCGGCGAGGAGCAGGACTGCTAGGGGCACTGCGGGATGGGCCCGGCACAGGCAGGGCCCCGGGCTGCTCTTGAGGAGATTCAAACAGCTCAGCCCGTAGCTCCGGGAACCCATCATAGCTGGAGGGGTAGAGAGGGGCAACATCAGGGGTAGTCAGCCCAAGGCCAAACGAGCGGGGTGGGCCAGCCTATGGGGCCCTGGGACAAGTGAGGGGACAAACAAGAGGCTCTCACCAGTACAGAGGAGTAGAGTCGCTGCCCTCTGGCACTGGAGGCTCCTCAGGCGGGGTGATAAAGACAGTGAGCTCACTTCCCGACAGCTCCTCCAGCTCCACCAAGGGTGTCAGCTCAGGCTTCTCCTGCTCTGGATGGACCTGGAATAGGATGGTAAGAGAGCGGGCGTGCAGCAGCGGCCAGGGTGTCCAGAAGATGATATCTCCTAAGGAGAGCACATTCACAAGGAAGGGGCCAGTGGGGCCAGACTCCACCAGGGACCTGGAGACAGGGCCAGGAGGATGCTCCCAGAGTCAGCAGTGGGAAGATGGTATGCAGCCATATGAAGCCAGCCTCATACGGCTGCATAGGCTGTGCACTGGATAAGTCCGGGGCACCATCCCATCGCTGCTGAGATCTGGATTTGTGCTGTGCAGCGGCCCTGGGGCAAGAGACAGCTGGGAAGACGGCAGAGGCCAAAGGGTGCATGGAAAAGGGACAATACCCAATACCTTGTCAACGCAGGAGTCAAAGAATTCAAGGGCAGCATGTCGAGCAGAGCCAAAAGAACATTCCTCGATGAACTGCGAGAACATCTGTGTGTGCAGCAGCTGAGAGTACAGCTTATGGCTGGACCGATCCCGGGATTTCAGGAAGCctgaggaggatgagaatggggCAAAGGTGGGAGGTTACGAGGGTTCCTCACTATAGGCACACCCTTCCTGAACACCTTTCTTGGCTCCCTGCCCACTCAGGATCTTGACGACACAAGGCCATCAAAGCTATCATCTCTGGCCCCTCTAGTACGTCCACCCCACACACCAAGCTGACCAGCTCAGCTTCCCCAGGACCATGGTCCCATGGAATCCCTCCCTTTTGTTTGTCCGCACCCCCCACTGCCTCAGACGGGAGGTTCTCTGAGGGCAGTGTCCCTGAAAAGAGCTTTGTCCATGGGTGCTGCTCACCACAGGTGTCACTATCTACGTCCACCCCAAGCCCAGGTCTCCCAGAGGGCAGGGCACAGCTGGTTCATCATTGTACCCTTACACCCTCTGAGCCCAGCAGAGTGTCCACCCAAAGCAACGTTTGCTGAGTGAACAAACAAGCAGCTGTGTGGCTCcagtccttcctgccttccccatGGGGCTCAGCCCTGGCTGTCCCCTCCCAGTGAGGCCCTCCCCAAGCAGAGATGGGCCCTCTTTACCCTGCAGGAAGAAAAGGTTGTCCACATCTCGAGCCCCCTCAGAAGGGGCTTCGGTGAGTGGGCGCAGGAAGTCCCGGTAGCCCTTAAGCAGACAGGCCATGAAGCGGAGGAAGGCACCCTGGACTTCGCGCTCCAGCCGGGCCCGACGGCCACACACCGCCTCGTAGTCTGTCAGCAGGAATTCCAGGGATGCCTCCTCCTCAGGTCCAGTATATGCTAGGGGCCAGTATGACCTGAGAGTCAGGGCCGGCACCATAGTGCTTTCCTCAACCCTGCTCTTCATACAGACGTCCCCACCACTGCCCCTTCATCTCCAGCCTTTAAGAGAGCGTGCACCaatatcagctaaaaaaaaaatcatttccaggTAACTGCTTCAAGCCTCCCCAGTGACAAGCTCAGCCTTTCCAATGTGCTCCAGGAACACTGCATGCCCCTCCCTCTTGCTTATATTCGAATTTGAATTCTAACTTTTCTAACTTCAAGTCATGTCTTGCTCCTCACAGGCCTCCCCAAACTGAAGGCTTAAGGGTCAAGACAGTTCCCAGCCTCCCACCCTCCACGCCAGGCTTCTCACTCTGGTCCAGCTGCTGATACAGGTTTGTCAGAGTCGCCAGCAGAACCTTGTAGGGCCTGCGGGGCAGGGTCCGAGGGGAGAGGAGCTTCTTTTCCTCAGTCCTATGATAGCAGCATAAGGAAGGCATGATGATGAGGCTGGAAGTCTGCCCACCTCCTCACCAGCCTCCCCTACTTTTTGCCTGAGGCTCCTTTGGAGCAGGTCACGCTCTGCACCAGTCTTCTCAGGCCTCCCGGCTGTTCCCTACATGAGACCCAGCCCTCTTACTGGAAGAGCGTGTTGGTGTCAAGGTCAACACAGATGACATCAGCAGGTGGGTCATGCAGATCGAAGTAGCTGGAGTGGATCCCCACAATGAAGGGCACTGGGGCACTCAGCACGTCTGCCAGCACCAGCGGGCACAGCGGAATGTAGGGGCACTGCCAGTGCAGTGGGAAGATCATCTGAAGTGCCAGGGAATGAGAACAGTGAGCAGGCTTGGGGCAGCCATGACAGAAGCAGGAGAACGGGCATCAGCTGCGGTCGGGTGGGGTGCCTGCTCAGAAGAAGCTGCTGGGATTAGGCTCCAAAGAAGTGTCCTCCATGGAAGCCATATGTCCCCATAGGCTGTGCCCAGGGAAAGGGGACCCTCCCCAAAGAAGGAAAAGGGGAAGGGTCCAGGAAAGGATGAGAGGGGGCACCGGAAAGAACAATGGTCTGGGGAAGGTGGGCCAGGCAGGGTGGCACTCACAGAGACGAGGGCTTCACAGACGCTGGTGAGCAGGTCTGGCCGCAGCGAGTGGACTAGCAGTTTCTGCTCCGTGAGCACGGCCAGCAGCAGTGTGATAGCCAGCTCAGGGCCCAGGCTCTGCAGCAGCTGCAGGAAGCTGGCACCACTGTGGGTAATGCCAAGGTGGGGTAGGGTCACCAGGTGACCAGAGAGACCCCTTCCCCAGTCATGGGGCACAGACACCATCTGGGCCCAGCCTGTGTAGACCAGCTGCACCCACCAGTGTGGCCCCCATCATGTCCTTGGTCATCAAACCACCCCCCaaacctacacacacacatacctgaggggcaggggtgaggaTACAGGCTGACAGAGGAGC
This DNA window, taken from Elephas maximus indicus isolate mEleMax1 chromosome 3, mEleMax1 primary haplotype, whole genome shotgun sequence, encodes the following:
- the DENND4B gene encoding DENN domain-containing protein 4B isoform X2; amino-acid sequence: MAEERPPRLVDYFVVAGLAGNGAPIPEETWVPEPSGPLRPPRPAEPITDVAVIARALGEEVPQGYTCIQASAGGHPLELSAGLLGGTQPVICYRRGRDKPPLVELGVLYEGKERPKPGFQVLDTTPYSHSANLAPPGPGHPRTYLTYRRAAEGAGLHALGITDLCLVLPSKGEGTPHTYCRLPRNLNPGMWGPAVYLCYKVGLAKANTLVYEAGEWPLWPFQPLTLQIPLPRAFQLAPSAVPVLTSPLPLGPFLVSPGFFPWSLTDPPPFGYPHSAGVAELLGRYPEEDNEAFPLPESVPVFCLPMGATVECWPAQTKYPVPVFSTFVLTGAAGDKVYGAALQFYEAFSRTRLSERQARALGLLSAVERGRALGGRAVRSRRAIAVLSRWPAFPAFRAFLTFLYRYSVSGPHRLPLEAHISHFIHNVPFPSPQRPRILVQMSPYDNLLLCQPVSSPLPLSGASFLQLLQSLGPELAITLLLAVLTEQKLLVHSLRPDLLTSVCEALVSMIFPLHWQCPYIPLCPLVLADVLSAPVPFIVGIHSSYFDLHDPPADVICVDLDTNTLFQTEEKKLLSPRTLPRRPYKVLLATLTNLYQQLDQTYTGPEEEASLEFLLTDYEAVCGRRARLEREVQGAFLRFMACLLKGYRDFLRPLTEAPSEGARDVDNLFFLQGFLKSRDRSSHKLYSQLLHTQMFSQFIEECSFGSARHAALEFFDSCVDKVHPEQEKPELTPLVELEELSGSELTVFITPPEEPPVPEGSDSTPLYCYDGFPELRAELFESPQEQPGALPVPGPSRSAPSSPAPRRTKQEMKVAQRVAQKSASVPELWARCLLGHCYGLWFLCLPAYVRAAPSRVRALHTACHVLRQMESRKVVLPDEVCYRVLMQLCSHYGQPVLSVRVMLEMQRAGIVPNTITYGYYNKAVLESKWPSGTPGGRLRWAKLRNVVLGAAQFRQPLRERRRQQQRQQQQHQQQQQQQAAGHQEAGSSQTDPHLEHPSPTRPLQRQTTWAGRSLRDPASLMGRLVKSSSLGSAQGAQPTVEAGVAHMIEALGILEPRESPVPWHDGSLSDLSLTGEEPAPGGSPGALGSALNTQSTEALEGLSGRVSKAGGRQDEADTPRRGLGARLQQLLTPSRRSPASRAPPPELPPDLPPPARRSPMDSLLRPRERPGSTASESSASLGSEWDLSESSLSSLSLRHSSERLSDTAGSLQPPSLEILLSSCSLCRACDSLVYDEEIMAGWAPDDSNLNTTCPFCACSFVPLLSVQTLDSRPSAPSTKTAPAGASGNKDAPVPGGPGPVLSDRRLCLALDEPQLCNGHVGGASRRVEGGAWAYLSPLVLRKELESLVENEGSEVLALPELPTTHPIIFWNLLWYFQRLRLPSILPGLVLASCDGPPPPQAPPPWLNPDPASVQVRLLWDVLTPDPSSCPPLYVLWRVHRQIPQRVVWPGPVPASLSMALLESVLCHVGLNEVHKAVGLLLDTLGPPPTGLHLQRGIYREILFLTMAALGKDHVDIVAFDKKYKSAFNKLANSMGKEELRHRRAQMPTPKAIDCRRCFGGPLEC
- the DENND4B gene encoding DENN domain-containing protein 4B isoform X4; translation: MEADAVSEGGAMAEERPPRLVDYFVVAGLAGNGAPIPEETWVPEPSGPLRPPRPAEPITDVAVIARALGEEVPQGYTCIQASAGGHPLELSAGLLGGTQPVICYRRGRDKPPLVELGVLYEGKERPKPGFQVLDTTPYSHSANLAPPGPGHPRTYLTYRRAAEGAGLHALGITDLCLVLPSKGEGTPHTYCRLPRNLNPGMWGPAVYLCYKVGLAKANTLVYEAGEWPLWPFQPLTLQIPLPRAFQLAPSAVPVLTSPLPLGPFLVSPGFFPWSLTDPPPFGYPHSAGVAELLGRYPEEDNEAFPLPESVPVFCLPMGATVECWPAQTKYPVPVFSTFVLTGAAGDKVYGAALQFYEAFSRTRLSERQARALGLLSAVERGRALGGRAVRSRRAIAVLSRWPAFPAFRAFLTFLYRYSVSGPHRLPLEAHISHFIHNVPFPSPQRPRILVQMSPYDNLLLCQPVSSPLPLSGASFLQLLQSLGPELAITLLLAVLTEQKLLVHSLRPDLLTSVCEALVSMIFPLHWQCPYIPLCPLVLADVLSAPVPFIVGIHSSYFDLHDPPADVICVDLDTNTLFQTEEKKLLSPRTLPRRPYKVLLATLTNLYQQLDQTYTGPEEEASLEFLLTDYEAVCGRRARLEREVQGAFLRFMACLLKGYRDFLRPLTEAPSEGARDVDNLFFLQGFLKSRDRSSHKLYSQLLHTQMFSQFIEECSFGSARHAALEFFDSCVDKVHPEQEKPELTPLVELEELSGSELTVFITPPEEPPVPEGSDSTPLYCYDGFPELRAELFESPQEQPGALPVPGPSRSAPSSPAPRRTKQEMKVAQRVAQKSASVPELWARCLLGHCYGLWFLCLPAYVRAAPSRVRALHTACHVLRQMESRKVVLPDEVCYRVLMQLCSHYGQPVLSVRVMLEMQRAGIVPNTITYGYYNKAVLESKWPSGTPGGRLRWAKLRNVVLGAAQFRQPLRERRRQQQRQQQQHQQQQQQQAAGHQEAGSSQTDPHLEHPSPTRPLQRQTTWAGRSLRDPASLMGRLVKSSSLGSAQGAQPTVEAGVAHMIEALGILEPRESPVPWHDGSLSDLSLTGEEPAPGGSPGALGSALNTQSTEALEGLSGRVSKAGGRQDEADTPRRGLGARLQQLLTPSRRSPASRAPPPELPPDLPPPARRSPMDSLLRPRERPGSTASESSASLGSEWDLSESSLSSLSLRHSSERLSDTAGSLQPPSLEILLSSCSLCRACDSLVYDEEIMAGWAPDDSNLNTTCPFCACSFVPLLSVQTLDSRPSAPSTKTAPAGASGNKDAPVPGGPGPVLSDRRLCLALDEPQLCNGHVGRLRLPSILPGLVLASCDGPPPPQAPPPWLNPDPASVQVRLLWDVLTPDPSSCPPLYVLWRVHRQIPQRVVWPGPVPASLSMALLESVLCHVGLNEVHKAVGLLLDTLGPPPTGLHLQRGIYREILFLTMAALGKDHVDIVAFDKKYKSAFNKLANSMGKEELRHRRAQMPTPKAIDCRRCFGGPLEC